CTGCCGAAACCGCATGGCAGCTTCCCGAAAGCAAAGAAGTACATTTCGGTATGCCCAAGCTGCTGGTCTATGCAGACGGCAAGCTGCTGTATCAGGTAGACAGCCGTTTGGCGGCATACCATACCGACAGCAAACAGGTATGGTTCGAGCAGGATGTGGTGATGAATAAAACCGCCGAAGCCGACCGCCCCGCAGGAGTGGTGAAAACCGACAAGCTGCACGTCGATACCGAAACCCGCTTTGCCAGCACCAAATCGCCCGTTGAGTTTGAATACGGCCGGTCGCACGGTTCGTCCGTGGGCATGACTTACGATTACGAAAAAGGTCTGCTGACCTTACCTTCACGAGTGAAAGCAACGATTTATGATGTCAAAAATCTATAAAGCCGCCGCATTGGTTTTGATTTCCGCCGCCGCGCCCGCGTTTGCCCTGCAAAGCGACAGCCGGCAGCCGATTCAGATTGAAGCCGACCAAGGTATGCTGGACCAAGCCAACCAAACCACTACTTTCAGCGGCAACGTCATCATCAGACAGGGAACCATCAACATCAATGCCGACAGCGTAACCGTTGCCCGCGACGGAAAGGGCAACCAAATCATGCAGGCAAAAGGTTCGCCTGTGCGGTTCAGTCAGACATTGGACGATAACAAAGGTGTCGTCAAAGGACGCGGCAGCCGTGTGGACTACACCTCTGCTAACGGCGTGGTCGTGCTGACCGGCAGTGCGCGGGTCGAGCGCGGCGGTGATGTTGCCGAAGGTTCGGTAATTACTTACAACACCCACAGCGAAGTCTATACCATTGCCGGTCCGTCTAAAACGGGCGGTACGAAATCCGCCGCCAAATCCGGCCGCGTGAGTGTGGTGATTCAGCCAAGCAGCGTCGGCAAGCAATAGGCTGTCTGTAAAACGGCAACGCGCCCTTCCAAACGAAATACGGAAAAGCCTCATCATGACTGTTCAAACCAGCCGCCTTGTCGCGCAAAATCTGCAAAAAAGTTTCAAAAAACGCCAAGTCGTCAAAAACTTCTCGCTTGAAATCGAGAGTGGGGAAGTCATCGGCTTGCTCGGGCCGAACGGCGCAGGTAAAACCACCAGCTTTTACATGATTGTCGGGTTGATTGCTGCCGATGCGGGCAGTGTAACCTTGGACGGCAAGGAGTTGCGCCATCTGCCGATACACGAGCGCGCCCGTTTGGGGGTCGGTTATCTGCCGCAGGAAGCATCGATTTTCCGCAAGATGACGGTGGAGCAGAATATCCGTGCCATTCTGGAAATCTGCACGGAAGATAAAAGCAAAATCGGCGAAGAATTGGAAAAACTGCTTGCCGATCTCAATATTGAGCGTTTGCGCCATAATCCCGCTCCCTCGCTTTCGGGCGGCGAACGGCGGCGGGTTGAAATCGCCCGTGTGTTGGCGATGAAGCCGCGTTTTATCTTGCTGGACGAGCCGTTTGCCGGTGTCGATCCGATTGCGGTGATTGATATTCAGAAAATCATCGAATTTCTCAAATCGCGCGGTATCGGCGTGCTGATTACCGACCACAACGTGCGCGAAACCTTGAGCATTTGCGACCGTGCCTACATCATCAGCGACGGTACGGTACTGGCTTCGGGCAAGCCGCAGGACTTGGTGGAAAACGAACAAGTGCGCTCTGTTTATTTGGGCGAGAACTTCAAATACTGATTACAACAGTTTGCTCCGGCTGCGTTGCCGAAAAAAGCAGAAATATGCAGACGGCATAGTAAGAGCGGTGTCGCACATTATCGCACCGGGGCAGTCGAAACCTTGCGGATTGCCGTAATGCCGTCTGCAAAACAGCCGTTTTCTCCAATCATTGTTTTATTGTCGGTTCACGCAAAACAAGACAAGGCCGCAGGAAGTACGGTAAGGTGCGGTAACGCTGTATCGTTTGGTGTGCAACGACTGTATTTTTAAACTCCCATCATGTAGCCATGAATCCCCATTTCGGTTTACAACTCAAACAAACCCAGCAGCTGAACCAGAATTTGCAGCAGGCATTGCGTGTGTTGCAGCTGTCGAGTATTGACCTTGAGCGCGAAGTGGAAGACTGGCTTCAGGAAAATCCTTTGCTGGAGCGTGAAGAGGGGGAGACCGCGCCCGAAGCGGATTGGGGCAAACTTACCGCGTCAAGGGGCGCAGGCCGTCTGCATTCCGAAGATTTTGAAGACGAATGGCTGAATATTGCCGGCGAGGAAGACTTTTACGGCTATCTGCACGCTCAAGTATGCGAACACCCCTTATCCGAGCGGGAAGCCGGTTTGGTGCATATCCTGATTGATTTTCTGGACGAACAGGGCTATCTGACCGAACAGGCCGCCGATATTATCGAACATACCCCGCTGGACTGGATGCTTGATGAAGAAGATGTTCATCAGGCCGTAGATGCTTTGCAGGCTTTCGATCCGCCCGGCGTGGCCGCTTCGGGGTTAACCGAGTCGCTGATGTTGCAACTGATGCGGTTGCCTGCCTCGCCGGAACGCCGTCTTGCCGCCCGTCTGGTTCAAAATCATTTCAGCGAATTGGGTAAAAACCGTGCCCAAAATATCAAGCGTTTCCGCAAACTGTTTCCGCAAGCGGACAGCAGTACCATTCAGACGGCTTTGGATTTGATTGCTTCGCTGCGTCCTTATCCTGCTTACGGTTTTGCCGTGCAGGAGCCGACTGCCTATATCAGACCCGATGTTTGGGTAAAAGAAGACAAAGACGGCTGGAAAGTGGTCAGCAATGAAGCCGCATGGCCGAGAATCAGGCTGAATCAGGAATATTGCGACCTGTTTAAAGATACCGACGATGTCTCGCCCGAATGGAAAGAAAAGCTGAACGAGGCGCGCCAGAAGGTCAACAGCCTGCTGTTGCGCGAAAGTACCGTAGTGCGTTTGGCAGAGTATATTGTTGAACGCCAGCAGGATTTTTTCATGTTTGGCGAAATCGGCATGACTCCG
The nucleotide sequence above comes from Neisseria animalis. Encoded proteins:
- the lptB gene encoding LPS export ABC transporter ATP-binding protein — encoded protein: MTVQTSRLVAQNLQKSFKKRQVVKNFSLEIESGEVIGLLGPNGAGKTTSFYMIVGLIAADAGSVTLDGKELRHLPIHERARLGVGYLPQEASIFRKMTVEQNIRAILEICTEDKSKIGEELEKLLADLNIERLRHNPAPSLSGGERRRVEIARVLAMKPRFILLDEPFAGVDPIAVIDIQKIIEFLKSRGIGVLITDHNVRETLSICDRAYIISDGTVLASGKPQDLVENEQVRSVYLGENFKY
- the lptC gene encoding LPS export ABC transporter periplasmic protein LptC, whose protein sequence is MKIRWRYGIAFPLVLAVALGGLSAWLGRISEIQTEEVKLNPDEPQYAMQVIDGRHFDEQGRLKEHLTAETAWQLPESKEVHFGMPKLLVYADGKLLYQVDSRLAAYHTDSKQVWFEQDVVMNKTAEADRPAGVVKTDKLHVDTETRFASTKSPVEFEYGRSHGSSVGMTYDYEKGLLTLPSRVKATIYDVKNL
- the lptA gene encoding lipopolysaccharide transport periplasmic protein LptA; translated protein: MMSKIYKAAALVLISAAAPAFALQSDSRQPIQIEADQGMLDQANQTTTFSGNVIIRQGTININADSVTVARDGKGNQIMQAKGSPVRFSQTLDDNKGVVKGRGSRVDYTSANGVVVLTGSARVERGGDVAEGSVITYNTHSEVYTIAGPSKTGGTKSAAKSGRVSVVIQPSSVGKQ
- the rpoN gene encoding RNA polymerase factor sigma-54 yields the protein MNPHFGLQLKQTQQLNQNLQQALRVLQLSSIDLEREVEDWLQENPLLEREEGETAPEADWGKLTASRGAGRLHSEDFEDEWLNIAGEEDFYGYLHAQVCEHPLSEREAGLVHILIDFLDEQGYLTEQAADIIEHTPLDWMLDEEDVHQAVDALQAFDPPGVAASGLTESLMLQLMRLPASPERRLAARLVQNHFSELGKNRAQNIKRFRKLFPQADSSTIQTALDLIASLRPYPAYGFAVQEPTAYIRPDVWVKEDKDGWKVVSNEAAWPRIRLNQEYCDLFKDTDDVSPEWKEKLNEARQKVNSLLLRESTVVRLAEYIVERQQDFFMFGEIGMTPLLLKDAAAELGVAESTVSRAANQKYLACPRGLFALRYFFTQAVNADADGEGVSQEAVKAIIVQLVENENGSKPYSDEALAQLLKQQGISIARRTVAKYRELLDIPPAHKRKAGG